The genomic window TAAGCACTATCACCACTACGCCACAGAGAGCAACACTTGTCATTAGTCTAGTAGACTGTTCTACTAGCTTACTAGCTATCCTGATTTCCATGTTAACTGGTGATAGCCTATAACATGAGCAAACACAGCGAATGCATGCCTTGAATAATGCAGATGAATTTTGCATCACAAACAGTAACAAATGACCCCATCAGACGTTGCTCGTTTTTTGTGCAGAAACACATATCTTGATTATAATGCGCAAAAATTATGAAGATCACTTGGGCCTCGAACTGCTCACTAAAATAGCAAGCTAGCAGTAATAGTCCACCCTGCTAACCAATTGCACCACTGGTTATTTTGTATCTATGCAATAGCATGGTGTTCCTATTAAATGAATGTAGGTCTATGTTGTCTTGTGACAGCTTATTTGTCAATCAATCAAGATATTCATTATAGCAAACATCTAGGCTAAGTGAATGTTTTGCAACAGGCTGCTGAACGAGCAGTAAGTAGGCTAAACTATTTTCTAATTTAGGCTACGTGGGAATCTGAAACAGCAACATCTGTCATCAAACTCTCTAGCTACATCGAAGTTTTGTAATAGCCTATGCTACCATGATAACCATTTTGTGTCGTCAAATTAGGACCAACAAATtaaatatttaactatttaactagAATATAAGTTTCATGTGTTCACTTCAAAATCACTAGACAGCTCACTGCATAACTTCACCGAGACATATGACACTATGATAATTTTTGCACATGACTGACGTGTTTCATATTATTAACCCCCAAAACTGAATAAAGTGTTAGTGGGACATGCCAGTTGTACATCAGTTAGGTTTTGGTATGTGAGGCAAAGATGAACCGTTTTGAGGCTTGCATATGCCCATGTTAAATTGTGATAGCACCAGTTAACATGGGCGTATATTTCTCACATATGTTAACCTGTGTTAACTTTGACTAACAGTTCAATATATACATAGAAATCTGGTACTGATTTCAGTGGCTCATAGTGTAGTGGTAGCCTATAGACGATGTAGAAGCTAATTCAATCAACTTTCTTGTCCATGCGTGGTTCGAATCCCAGCTAGATCGCTAGTTTTATTTTTGTCCATTCATTCAGTATGTGTCATATTTGTGTGGATAATGCTTAAACAGACATGTATTAGACATACACTGGTGATGTTTTCAGCGATATCTGTTATATTGTCTCACTTGCAAAcactttgtgaaaatgtgaacCTGCATTAGGTGGAGGCAGAGCAGAACGCTCTTAAGAAGTAGGCAGGGTCTTGTTGAATATTCACTGATTTTATGCAAATATAACCAGTTAATCTGCTCACCATCTAAACTGGAACACCGGGCCTGAGCCCCACGTCACTTTTACTCCACACCCCCTTCTCCCAACACAACCGTGGGAAAATAtagaagaacagagagacacGCAGAAAtcatggaaattcagggaaACACAATCACTCATGCTACATGAGACAGCAAGGGACAagggtgtgtgcgcgtgtactactgttttggtctacttttctacctcgtgcacgagcagagatgaagctgaccTAGCTTAAAATAAATGAGGCCAAGATGCCGATTGACTTGAGTTAATGAAACGGCTTCAGTCCCAAGTGAAAGTAATTATACTCCAAACAAACAATATATGAAGAAAGTGATTTTTCTATAGGCTATTCCTTTATCTCCCCCGCATTAAAGTTTTCGAAGTAGCTAGCCTTTAGCCTCCGTCTTCAGTCATACAGTAATAGCCTACCACATCCTCTGGTAGTCCTACCGTAGGCCTATTACAGGATAGGCTATAAAAGGTGTTTGTACGGAGCCTTATCTCTGCTAGAAAATACTATACGTTATTCTTGTGATAGTCCTTGAAGCAAGGATCGACAAACAGCCTACTTGAGAACAAGAACACTCTAGTGGATACAGCGAAGCCTAACGTTCGCTTCCCCGACCCGTCGTGTCGTGTCGACGCCGAGAGACAAACACTAGCCTACATTTTCCAGTTGTATTGTCCGTTATTCTATTACTATAAACGCCATTGCGTTGAAGCACCGGTTCAACAGTTTACTATCCAAAGTTGATAAACTTACCAATAGTATTTTCAAGATGCGTCATTGCCGAAATGTTCAACTGCTTTTTCGCAATACGGAAGCGACGACTTCTGTTTCAGTTTCGTTTAGGGGAGGCTACGGAGCCCTAGAGGGGTcatcgcaaaatgttttgcatgttgagagaatgtgcgctcgttttactacattgtgcgctcgttttactaaattgtgctatTGTTTAAGTAATTTGTGCTCTCGTTTAACtatattgtgcactcgttttactaaatcgtacgctcgttttactaaattgtgcgctcggtttactatagtgtgagctcattttactaaattgagctctcattttaagcatagtaaaacgagggcacaatttattaaacgagtgcactatttactaaaacgagcgcacgatttactaaaacgagggcacgatttattaaaacgagagcacaatttgtgaacatggttatagaacattgtgtgcacgatctacttaaacgtggccacaatttgtaaaatgtgcactcaatattgtcttgacaaatgtaaacatgagcacgttatagtaggctatattcgagatctcgatctactaaaacgcacccacgaataattaaaacgtgggctcgaagaaattaaattgtgtgcacaaaaacatagtgtggtgtcaaggggtatccccgggaatgacgtggggaggtgtgtcgcttgtagtgacgtagagggaatctcattgattgcagtgcacctggatatagccccgttaggtaggctgtaggtgggaaagcagatgattgtgtgtgtttgtacaggccCCTTGCCATCATCGTCCAGCTGAATGTTTGCCGaagttttgagtgtttgttgagGTCCAAGTGTATGCAGAGCTGTGGTGTTTATCGCGAACGGTGTGAGCTGAGCATCGTGAACGCCACTGTTTATGTCTCCCGTTTCATAGTCCGTATCAAAGCTTACCTCGTTGTGTGCACCATTGGTGTGCGCGTGGGTTATCTGGTGAAGCCCATCGGGCGCTAGAGGGAACCTATTGTATTGGGTGGGTATTAGGCTATACAACTAATacgcagtagcctatttgtaccaACAGCTTGTCCCTGTGATGTGCTTCGATTGACTTCTAGACCTCACAGTTAAGTCAACAATCCAGGAGATAGTGGAAACCGGTCATTACAACAGAGCCCGAGTAGCCTTTGTAGCCTAGTAGAATTTCCCCATTATGGGTCTCCATAGCTGGCGGTTGACACCACAGTACCCCTGCTACAAAGAGTAGAAGTCCGCTATAAACCATGACCACCTAAAGTCTTTAATTAGCTGCCTACGGttatcatcacattaccaatatgaactgttacagacagctgtaggcctagtccatgtcaaggtacacgaagttgccaccacagcacagcgagcggtgaaaatgtcgggaattactaaatgtgagcacgaaatacatatttcgagagctcaatttaggctTACAACGGGGTCACGTTGTATTAATTCGAAggctcaattaaaggaaaacgtgctcacgttttattaattcgagggcttaaaggaaaacgtgctcacaaatgatcacgaccagaaaaaatatcacttaaagtgAGCTCTCCCGGGCTCCGTAGGAGGCGACGTGACGCACGCTACAGTCCAGTCCAGCCTCCAAGGGTTTGGGTTGCTATGGGTGAACTCCGCAGGGAAAATATCCAAAACATGATGATGATTTACCAGGGAGCATATGGCAAAATAAAGTAGAAATTGTAGCGCCGAGGCTATTTGCCCGTTGTTGGACTTTCCTCTGTGTTCCCCTGTGTCTCCTGTTTTcccggtgtgcgtgtgtgcgcgcgcgcgagagagagagagagagagtgtttgtgtctccctctccctcctgtgtcttcagggatgtagtggtaaaataagagctGGGTAAACTATGATTTCTGTGGTTATGTTGaggtggtaaaataagaggtgggtaaactatgatttCTGTGGTTATGTTgaggtggactgtgccatgcAGTATTTGacttaaaaaaggcattcagaacacgTTTGATGATGTTGGAGATATTGTCCAATGTGTATaacagtggtattaaatggttgcTAGAGTGTACATGTTGTGAATATTAAttatacagtgtgatttttgaatgtttaaAGTCCATTCATGTGGATCCATGTTTTAGTATCTTTAGTGTCTTTTACTGTTCTTTTTAGTCATGTGGATGTTATTTTCTCatcctgtttatgttgtagATGTGGTGTCTTAAGCtactgggaccttgaatttcACTTTGGGGATTAATAtagtatctatctacctatcaaTTTGTGAATAAActgttttgagaggtggataactctatttctgttttcagaggtggataaactgtgtttacttgcgtttcgCCATCCAggggcgaaaaaaaaaaaaaaaaaattggcccTGTACGGTGTACGTTTTAGGACACCCTCAGCtgtcagacatcagatgaaagGGCATCAGATCTCGGGAAACCGCTGTCACGTTTACGGAATTGCACATCGTTCATACGGCACTCTCTCCTTCCTTACTCTTGCCCAACCTCCTCTTTTTCTGACTGACATCTATTCTcatcttgtttttttgttccccttatttctttctttctttctattttacTTCGTTTAAAATATCTCTTTATGTCTTTCTTTGTATTTTACGTTATTTTTATATCTCTCTTTGAAAACAGTAGTTTAAAATGTGTTAACTGACAGAAATGTGTTAAAGTTCTTTCTCATCTTTTACTCCTCATATGTGAGTGTCCTTCAGCCCACACCTCTCCCTCTTTTACTCCTCATATGTGAGTGTCCTTCAGCCCACACCTCTCCCTCTTTTACTCTtgtcatccttctctctctttaatatttgtcttttctttttgtctgaCATTCTGTTTATCTTGTTTCTGACATGACAAATGTTTCAGTGTAAGGTCCCAAGGTCACAGGTTCAAGGCCAGTGAGGGACTGTTGAACACAAGTCAGGTCACAAACACCATGAAGGGAATGTGCAGCCATCCCTATTGGTGGAGTCCCACGCCACTCTCTAAGTGCTTGTGATTGGACCAGTGGTTTTGGACTTCCTGTTTCtgctgcagtttgttaaatgtgtgaatgtgttttttatGACTGCTGTTAGTGATGTCACAATAGAGCCCTCTGTCTCTCATGCAGTCTGGCTCACTGGGAGACGGTTGTCATGGACACTGATTGAtgatcctcttctctcctttatcCTGCAGGTGAGGTAATGATTTGCAGCCAAATGTAGTGTGTGCATCACAAAAGTAGTGTATACATCACAGTTTTGCCCCACGTGAtatagagtagtgtagtgttgaACTGTATGGGGTCTGTGGTGCAGAAGCTCATGACATGAGGATGggatccagcacacacacacacacacaccatcgtattcacacataccacacacacacacacacacacacaccattgtatacacacatatcacacacacacacgcgcacaccagTAACACAGGAAACAGACTCTTCCTGAGGGGAGctcaacaaacacagacacacacacacacacacactgacacacacacagacatgcacacaccagcagcgcacacacacactctcacacacacacacacaccagaagcgcacacacaaacagcacacaggaaACAGCTTCTTCCTGAGTGGAGCTCAGCAGTGAGATGAATGGAGGATGGAGGCGTGTCCTGATCAGCCAGAGATGATTGACAGCATGCAGCATGGACTCCGCAGACAGAGGAGGACCAGTCACTCTCCAACATGTGCACAGATGGACatatggactggactggacattGTGTGAATGTCAGGATCTGTTgtatctatttggtattgttttgtcATGTATGAAACCATATGGACATGTGGACTGGGGTGGACACTGTGTGAATGTCAGGATCTGTTGTATCTATTTGGTAATGTTTTGTCATGTATGAAACCATATGGACATGTGAACTGGTTGGACGCTTTATTAACATCTATCACCATCTGTTGTACAATGTCtttattagattttttttttttactttaaaaaaaataaaaaattagaATTGATACAGTAATGTTGCACCAAGCATTTATACAGCTTCAactttctgggtgtccacatctctgaggacctctcttggaccctcaacacctctaccctgatcaagaaggctcaccagcatctcttcttcctgaggagactaaagaaggttCACCTGTCTCCTCAGGAAACTTTCTTCTAACTCCATGTCTAAAATCGACGAGATAGCAGCTTCCAACAAGTGCTGTTCCTCAGCAGCAGCCATGTttgatattttaaaaaaatcaaacatGACCATCTACCATgaccatgtatgtgtgtctgtgatggtgtgacacacacacacaagaaggtTCACCTGTCTCCTCAGGAAACTTTCTTCTAACCCCATGTCTAAAACCGACGCGATAGCAGCTTCAAACAAGCGCTGTTCCGGTGCTCTATTGTCATCGTGTAAAGCACGCCTCAACGGTTGTGATTGGTGCCTGGTTTAGgaaaattggaaatgggcttgGATGGGCACATGAAAGTCTTGCGGGAGTCTCAGGTCTTGTGAGGTAACAAATTGCTTTGCggcattacacacatacatgccaggcaccggctagctATAAcaacaaggtagcgatggagtttctcagacatttgtCATTGTAGGAATATCTACTCCGAAGCTGTAGGGCGAGCTCTGTAGAGAAAACTCAAAGCAACAAGCGAGAAACAGCAAAGAAATGGACAAAACTGCCCCTACCTGATCAGAACAGGATCTGACTGCTGGAATTTGGGTTCCTTTCTCATTATTGGGTATGAGGGTCTGCTGCTGTAGCCTGCCTGCTCTTGATATTTCTCCTTATTGGGTATGAGGGTCTGCTGCTGTAGCCTGCCTGCTCTTGATATTTCTCCTTATTGGGTATGAGGGTCTGCTGCTGTAGCCTGACTGCTCTTGATATTTCTCATTATTGGGtattgagagaaagtggaatagaacattatgtccaatattccaatatatggtttaatgttctgaattatgtccaatattccaatatgtggtttaatgttctgcatttctcattagtgggtcactttgatactaaaagtatgattctatgtaatgaccagtggtggaggaagtactgaatctcagtacttaagtaaaagtacaaatacacagagaaatatttactttagtaaaagtaaaagtaccacaatgacaaccctacttaagtaaaagtaaaaagtacctgcttttaaatgtactttaagtattaaaagtaaaagtatttgcataatgatttattctcttaatatctatattctaaaagaaaaaatagtatgggctgtggcattttaattaggcctaagctagttttaggttaggctatattcgactagatagttttaagctaatgcaattgtgcttaccatctgtggcccagtttacattctgacctacaattctagagactgtaattctggttatctactagggtgatctgctgagtatatcattcagcaaaacacgagagcctgaagtttaacggggtagaccagggaagtcgggtggatcgtaatgccaattctgctgattgaacagaaaagttgctgagaaaggtgtctttatgattaggttcagtttcacttgcgcagacgcacatagacattgaatgagcgctcacatttctacccccccccccccaattgtaggctatgcctctttatttgatcacacacaacgaagtatttgtacttcgttacattccaccactggtaatgactgtatgatatctgtactgtccctgtgtatatctgtgtgtgactgtgtttagagataagaaggaatattatgactttgcagtgtttcactgttctgcatggctgcgtcagtagctatctgctccggattgccaggctgccactaatcagggtctgTATGTTGACTGTATAGTCATCCAGTGTTTTTCCTGTTATGTTTAGTTACTGTACTAACATAATActagtgttgctttaatttaattgaaacaGAGATGAATCAGACAGTCAGTTTATTTCATACAATGAAACATTgaacaaatgtgtttttttattgtataatataagcattttttttattgttattgctATAGGGGTGGCCAAAAGTCACTAAATATAGCAACAAATTCACTAAATTGacaaaatggtgtgtgtgtgtgtatgcgtgtgtgtgaatgctacATCCTCTTGTGGATGGACAGGTTGACGTTGCATTTACTGCAGAAGTGATGGGCGTCTTTGCAGCTGTCCACGAAGAATGGGATGACACAGCATCCACACACAAgcctgagagaaggagagagagagagatggagggagaagagagagatgggggaagagagagaggtggagagagagatgggggagtcAGTTATTTCAGACTGtgttgaagaagaagaagtttgTTATTACTTCTGCTAACAGGTTAGGGGGTAGCACTTCTGCTAACAGTTTAGGGTTCTGCTAACAGGTTACGGTTCTGCTAATAGTTTAGGGTTCTGATGTCTGGTTACAGCTGCAATATTTGGTAACATGGTTGACATATAACTGGACtttatgaaaagaaaaaaaaaggtctgTGTTGCTCTGTTTCAGTCTTCATATAGATAGTATGACCTGACAAAGGCTCCACTGTGATAAGCCACTCTGGTtggtgtgtacgtatgtgtgtgtgtgtgtgtgtgtgtgtgttacccaaaCAGAAGGCAGAGTCCACATATCAGCCAGGCGAAGGCTCCGCTGTGATACACCACTCTGGTTTGGACCTTCTCTCCACAGTTCCGACACGTCGTCATGGTGGGAACATCACCAAGGTCCCCAGAACAAATAACAACCTGAGCTGAAGCACAAAGACTCATATTCTAATGCATGCATGAATTGTCCTCGTCAGACAGTGACCAAGCGATCTTTATTGTTtttctgttgttgctgtttcTGGGTCATCTATTCTTAATAATACAAATTGTCATTGAATTCAGCATGTTAGCATATTTCCTCCTGCATGCCACTCCCAGCACTTTAACTTGGTACGTGTCTCCTGTTTTGTTAGCAGATCTATCACAGCATGTTAGCATAAAATGTCTCTTCTAGCACGTTAACATATCTCTCCCAGCACATTAACTTAGCATGTCTCTACCTCCACGTTAGCATATCTCTCTCAAGAGTGTTAACTTAGAATGTTTCTACCTCCACGTTTAGCATATCTCTCTCAGCATGTTAACTTAGCATGACCCTTCCAGGATGTTAGCATATCTCTCCCAGCATGTTAACTTAGCATGTCTCTCCCAAAACGTTAGCATATTTATCCCAACACGTCAACGTGTGATCAACAACAAATAAATGGTAACACACTTACTCTGCTGCGGTTGTATCTGCATTGCCTGTTGCTGGGCCATGGGACCTGttagggaagaggaggagaaggtttacaccagtggttctcaaccccccccctccccccagttGTGCATGAGCGCCCCCTCTGCTACCTCGTTTACAGCGCCCCTCCAATACTGTCCGAACGCCCCCTGGCGGGCTGTACTGCCCCCGTTTACGATAACATGTCTCTGCCTCTACATTAGCATATCTCTGCCGCTACATTAGCATATCTCTCCCCTCACATTAGCATGTCTCTGCCGCTACATTAGCATATCTCTGCCGCTACATTAGCATGTCTCTGCCGCTACATTAGCATATCTCTGCCGCTACATTAGCATATCTCTGCCGCTACATTAGCAGGTCTCTGTCGCAACATTAGCATATCTCTGCTGCTACATTAGCATGTCTCTCCCCACACATTAGCATATCTCTGCCTCTAGATTAGCATGTCTCTCCCAGCACATTAGCATATCTCTGCTGCTACACTAGCATGTCTCTGCCGCTACTTTAGCATATCTCTGCAGCTACATTAGCATGTCTCTTCCAGTACATAGTATAGTATACTATAGGGAAATAGTATAGTATACTatagggaaatttagtctctgcatttgtctgcatttatcccaatccgtgaattagcgaaacacactcagcacacagtgaacacacagtgaggtgaagcacagactaatcccggtgcagtgagctgcctgcaacaacagcggcgctcggggagcagtgaggggttaggtgccttgctcaagggcacttcagccgtgcctactggtcggggttcgaaccggcaaccctgcggttacaagtccaaagtgctaaccagtaggccacggctgcctttaACATGTCTCTTCCAGTAAATTAGCATATCTCTGCCTTACATTAGCATGTCTCTCCCAGCACATTTGCTCATAAAATTAGCATTGCTAACCCATACCTTAAGAGGCATTATATCGAATTGAAGTTGAAGGAGGACAGTGGTTGTGAATTTAATAGTGCTCCCAAGACAACTTTCccacatttaatttacatactTTATCTTTGTCAGTGTGagcaaaacaacaaataaatggTATAAACACACTTACCCTGCTGTGAGTACATCTGTATTGGCTGTGTATGGTACATGGGACCTGTTTAGGgtagaagagaaggaggaggaagatgttCACACTGAACAGGGCGCCTTTGCACCACATCCAAGACatttgtgcacatacacacacacacgcatgcgcacatacacacacacacactgtgcacacacacacactgtgcacacacgcacttacCTGGTTGCATCTGCATGGGTTGGACCATGGGAGTGGGGGagtagggaggaggaggaggaggaggctcgTTCTGACCCGGTGTGTTCTGGAGGACCACTTTGACCTCAACAGGGGACATTGGGGGGCTGCCTGGGGTTGGAAGAGAAGGGGAAAGGGATGACagtataaaggagagagagagggaacacagacattagaaaggagagagagagggggaaaggaaagacattagaaaggagagagagggggggactgcctaggggagagagggaagaaatgGGTCTATCCATTTGTATCGGAAATCTCCCGCcggagttggaaagtgtaatgGGTCATTTACACTCGCCATTtccgcccgagttggaaagtgtaatgGGTCATTTACACTCGCCGTTTcccgcccgagttggaaagtgtaatgGGTCATTTACACTCGCCGTTTcccgcccgagttggaaagtgtaatgGGTCATTTACACTCGCCGTTTCCCGACCGGTAGCGGcacaaaatgacgtagatctcgcTAGCATGCCAGGATTCTGGCCAGGCCGAGCCAGGTCGTGCACCACTCTATTTTCTTCAGCCGAGtgcgacaaagcggaaacaggaagaagaTGGACGAGCTAGAC from Alosa sapidissima isolate fAloSap1 chromosome 9, fAloSap1.pri, whole genome shotgun sequence includes these protein-coding regions:
- the si:dkeyp-75b4.8 gene encoding lipopolysaccharide-induced tumor necrosis factor-alpha factor homolog isoform X1, which codes for MKETLLSVKKETKQIIDMMEENKNAGSPPMSPVEVKVVLQNTPGQNEPPPPPPPYSPTPMVQPMQMQPGPMYHTQPIQMYSQQGPMAQQQAMQIQPQQTQVVICSGDLGDVPTMTTCRNCGEKVQTRVVYHSGAFAWLICGLCLLFGLVCGCCVIPFFVDSCKDAHHFCSKCNVNLSIHKRM
- the si:dkeyp-75b4.8 gene encoding lipopolysaccharide-induced tumor necrosis factor-alpha factor homolog isoform X2, producing MMEENKNAGSPPMSPVEVKVVLQNTPGQNEPPPPPPPYSPTPMVQPMQMQPGPMYHTQPIQMYSQQGPMAQQQAMQIQPQQTQVVICSGDLGDVPTMTTCRNCGEKVQTRVVYHSGAFAWLICGLCLLFGLVCGCCVIPFFVDSCKDAHHFCSKCNVNLSIHKRM